The Streptomyces cynarae genome contains a region encoding:
- a CDS encoding ABC transporter ATP-binding protein has product MNEGTVTAPAAVRVHDLWKRFGEHVAVAGVDLELPAGRFIGLVGPNGAGKTTTLSMVTGLLRPDRGTVEVVGHDVWRDPAQVKARIGVLPEGLRLFERLSGRELLAYTGRLRGLPGAEVDKRATQLLDVLDLAGAQHKLVVDYSTGMRKKIGLAAALLHNPEVLFLDEPFEGVDPVSAQTIRGVLERYTASGATVVFSSHVMELVESLCDWVAVMAAGRIRAHGPLADVRGDAPTLQQAFLELVGAHGRTAGADLDWLGGGAR; this is encoded by the coding sequence ATGAACGAGGGAACAGTGACCGCTCCTGCCGCTGTACGCGTGCATGACCTGTGGAAGCGGTTCGGGGAACACGTCGCCGTCGCCGGGGTCGATCTCGAGTTGCCCGCCGGGCGGTTCATCGGGCTGGTCGGGCCCAACGGGGCCGGGAAGACCACCACGCTGTCCATGGTCACCGGGCTGCTCAGACCCGACCGCGGCACCGTCGAGGTCGTCGGGCACGACGTGTGGCGCGACCCGGCCCAGGTGAAGGCCCGTATCGGGGTGCTGCCCGAAGGGCTGCGGCTCTTCGAGCGGCTGTCCGGGCGCGAACTCCTCGCCTACACCGGCCGGTTGCGCGGACTGCCCGGCGCCGAGGTCGACAAGCGGGCCACCCAGCTCCTCGACGTCCTCGATCTGGCCGGTGCCCAGCACAAGCTCGTCGTCGACTACTCCACCGGGATGCGCAAGAAGATCGGCCTCGCCGCCGCGCTGCTGCACAACCCCGAAGTCCTCTTCCTGGACGAGCCGTTCGAGGGCGTCGACCCGGTCTCCGCGCAGACCATCCGCGGCGTCCTGGAGCGGTACACCGCCTCCGGCGCCACCGTCGTCTTCTCCTCCCACGTCATGGAGCTGGTCGAGTCGCTGTGCGACTGGGTGGCCGTCATGGCCGCGGGCCGCATCCGCGCGCACGGCCCGCTGGCCGACGTACGCGGCGACGCGCCCACCCTCCAGCAGGCGTTCCTGGAGCTGGTCGGCGCGCACGGCCGCACCGCGGGCGCCGACCTCGACTGGCTCGGCGGCGGCGCCCGATGA
- a CDS encoding NAD(P)/FAD-dependent oxidoreductase produces MKHRIVVLGAGYAGAFAAGNLARRLSPADTEITVVNAVPDFVERMRLHQLATGQDLTFRGLADVFAGTGVRLRLARVTGVDPERRTVALTGEDGDGELPYDTLLYALGSSVAHHGVPGVAEYAFDVTGRSSALRLRERLSGLGEGGTVLVVGEGLTGIETATEFAESRPDLSVALAARGELGAWLSPKARRHLRQAFDRLGITVHEHTGIEAVEPKRAIAADGTSIPADVTVWSAGFTVHPIAAAGGLEVAETGQIVVDRTMRSVSHPDVYAAGDCAYAIGDNGRPLPMSCASAGYTNMQATAAIVARLTGGEVPTVGLKYHGNHISLGRRDAIFQMVDEDVRSKSWYLGGRTAAWLKSGVLKGAGWGIAHPTFGMPKRRRRLATAPDRAGVKAAA; encoded by the coding sequence ATGAAGCACCGCATCGTCGTACTCGGCGCCGGATACGCCGGGGCCTTCGCCGCCGGAAACCTGGCCCGCCGGCTCTCCCCCGCCGACACCGAGATCACCGTCGTCAACGCCGTGCCCGACTTCGTCGAGCGGATGCGGCTCCACCAGCTCGCGACCGGCCAGGACCTCACGTTCCGGGGGCTCGCCGACGTATTCGCGGGCACCGGGGTGCGGCTGCGCCTGGCGCGCGTCACCGGCGTCGACCCCGAGCGCAGGACCGTCGCCCTGACCGGCGAGGACGGCGACGGCGAGCTCCCGTACGACACGCTTCTCTATGCGCTCGGCAGCTCCGTGGCCCACCATGGCGTGCCCGGCGTGGCCGAGTACGCCTTCGATGTGACCGGCCGGTCATCGGCGCTGCGCCTGCGCGAGCGCCTGTCCGGCCTGGGCGAGGGCGGCACCGTGCTGGTCGTCGGTGAGGGGCTGACCGGCATAGAGACCGCCACCGAGTTCGCCGAGTCCCGGCCCGACCTCTCGGTCGCGCTCGCCGCCCGCGGCGAGCTGGGCGCCTGGCTCTCCCCGAAGGCCCGCCGCCACCTGCGCCAGGCCTTCGACCGGCTCGGCATCACCGTCCACGAGCACACCGGTATCGAAGCCGTCGAGCCGAAACGGGCGATCGCCGCCGACGGTACGTCCATCCCTGCTGACGTGACCGTGTGGTCGGCCGGGTTCACCGTGCATCCCATCGCGGCCGCCGGCGGCCTGGAGGTCGCCGAGACGGGCCAGATCGTCGTCGACCGCACCATGCGGTCGGTCTCGCACCCGGACGTCTACGCCGCCGGTGACTGCGCCTACGCGATCGGCGACAACGGCCGGCCACTGCCGATGTCGTGCGCCTCGGCCGGCTACACCAACATGCAGGCGACCGCCGCGATCGTCGCACGCCTGACGGGCGGCGAGGTCCCGACCGTCGGGCTGAAGTACCACGGCAACCACATCAGCCTCGGGCGGCGAGACGCGATCTTCCAGATGGTGGATGAGGACGTCCGGTCGAAGTCCTGGTACCTGGGCGGCCGGACCGCCGCGTGGCTCAAGTCGGGCGTGCTCAAGGGAGCCGGGTGGGGCATCGCCCACCCTACCTTCGGCATGCCGAAGCGCCGGCGCCGTCTGGCCACCGCGCCTGACCGGGCCGGTGTGAAGGCCGCCGCATAG
- a CDS encoding alpha/beta fold hydrolase, which produces MRRIDVTGAGGVRLAAWEFADPPKTGDGEQTPGLLLLHGLMGRASHWAPTARLLAERHRAVALDQRGHGQSDKPADGYTREAYIDDAEAALEQLGLAPAVLIGHAMGALTAWQLAAKRPDLVRALIICDMRASALGAASQREWENWFKSWPLPFATLADVRKWFGEDDPWVERPNPARGEFYVEVMTESPDGWRPVFKPEHMLRSRETWVYDAHWEELAQVRCPTLVVRGLDGELGRAEAQEMVRVLPHGQYAEVPDADHFLHHAQPEAWRAAIEPFLTAVLSP; this is translated from the coding sequence ATGCGTCGCATCGACGTGACCGGAGCGGGCGGCGTACGCCTCGCCGCATGGGAGTTCGCCGACCCGCCCAAGACCGGCGACGGCGAGCAGACGCCGGGCCTGCTGTTACTGCACGGGCTCATGGGCCGCGCCTCGCACTGGGCGCCCACCGCCCGCCTGCTCGCCGAACGGCACCGCGCCGTCGCTCTGGACCAGCGCGGCCACGGCCAGAGCGACAAGCCCGCCGACGGCTACACCCGTGAGGCCTACATCGACGACGCAGAAGCCGCTCTCGAACAACTCGGCCTCGCCCCGGCCGTCCTCATCGGCCACGCGATGGGCGCCCTGACCGCTTGGCAGCTCGCCGCCAAACGCCCCGACCTGGTACGCGCGCTGATCATCTGCGACATGCGGGCCTCCGCACTCGGCGCCGCCTCCCAGCGCGAATGGGAGAACTGGTTCAAGTCCTGGCCCCTCCCCTTCGCCACACTCGCCGACGTACGCAAGTGGTTCGGAGAGGACGACCCCTGGGTCGAACGCCCGAACCCCGCCCGCGGCGAGTTCTACGTCGAGGTGATGACCGAGTCCCCGGACGGCTGGCGCCCCGTCTTCAAACCAGAGCACATGCTGAGGTCCCGCGAGACCTGGGTGTACGACGCGCACTGGGAGGAACTGGCGCAGGTGCGCTGCCCCACCCTGGTCGTCCGAGGCCTGGACGGCGAACTGGGCCGCGCGGAGGCCCAGGAGATGGTCCGCGTCCTCCCCCACGGCCAGTACGCGGAGGTCCCCGACGCCGACCACTTCCTCCACCACGCCCAGCCGGAGGCATGGCGAGCCGCGATCGAGCCGTTCCTTACCGCCGTGCTGTCTCCCTGA
- a CDS encoding transporter — translation MTGLTAVVVRLKLSLLRNGLRRSAGRRAAYVTSLVMVLLFAATQLLGLILLRGNAHAASVAVLGIEVVALGWAVMPLFFPSGDETLDPTRLAMLPLRPGPLVRALLVASLVGIGPLFTLCMAVGSVISVAHGAAAYGTAVVAVVLTLLVCVTLARAVAAANIRLLTSRKGRDLAVLSGLVVAVGAQLVNFGARELGMAGLSRLGPVGDVVRWVPPASAIGAVDSASKGSYGVAAAQLALSAVALAGLLAVWSRNLTKLMTAPDSSTLQAAEPGPRERASRGLSRLLPAGRTGTVAERSLRYVWRDPKTKAAWVTSLAIGLIVPVFNALQGTGSVYFACFAAGMLGIQMYNQFGQDTSAFWMVAMTISSNRDAHAELRGRALALLLITLPYAALVTVATTALLGTWDRLPEVLGLSLALLGAMLATGAWSSARFPYSIPQEGYKNVVPGQAGLAWISILGGMVSAALLSAPVIAATIWLNVTANGDDWTWLLLPAGAAYGALITLLGLRLAAPRTARRLPEILAAVSKG, via the coding sequence ATGACCGGTCTGACGGCCGTCGTCGTACGGCTGAAGCTGTCCCTGCTGCGGAACGGGCTGCGGCGGTCCGCCGGGCGGCGCGCCGCGTACGTCACGTCCCTCGTCATGGTCCTGCTGTTCGCCGCCACCCAGTTGCTCGGCCTGATCCTGCTGCGCGGCAACGCGCACGCCGCCTCCGTCGCCGTGCTCGGCATCGAGGTCGTCGCGCTCGGCTGGGCGGTGATGCCGCTGTTCTTCCCCAGCGGCGACGAGACGCTCGACCCCACTCGCCTGGCGATGCTGCCGCTGCGCCCCGGGCCCCTCGTCCGGGCCCTGCTGGTGGCGTCCCTGGTGGGCATCGGGCCGCTGTTCACGCTCTGCATGGCCGTCGGCTCGGTGATCTCCGTGGCACACGGGGCGGCGGCGTACGGCACCGCGGTCGTCGCCGTCGTGCTCACGCTGCTGGTCTGCGTCACCCTCGCGCGGGCCGTCGCCGCCGCCAACATCCGCCTGCTGACCAGCCGCAAGGGCCGCGACCTCGCCGTACTGAGCGGGCTGGTCGTCGCCGTCGGCGCGCAGCTCGTCAACTTCGGCGCCCGCGAGCTGGGTATGGCCGGGCTGTCGCGGCTGGGGCCGGTGGGCGACGTCGTGCGCTGGGTGCCACCCGCCTCCGCGATCGGCGCCGTGGACTCCGCGAGCAAGGGGTCGTACGGCGTCGCGGCCGCCCAACTCGCGCTGAGCGCGGTCGCGTTGGCGGGCCTGCTGGCCGTGTGGTCGCGCAACCTCACGAAGCTGATGACCGCACCGGACTCCTCCACGCTCCAGGCCGCCGAACCGGGGCCCCGGGAGCGGGCCTCCAGGGGCCTGTCCCGGCTGCTGCCCGCGGGCCGCACCGGCACGGTGGCCGAGCGCAGCCTGCGCTATGTCTGGCGCGACCCCAAGACGAAGGCGGCGTGGGTGACGTCGCTGGCCATCGGGCTGATCGTGCCCGTCTTCAACGCCCTCCAGGGAACCGGCTCCGTCTACTTCGCCTGCTTCGCGGCCGGCATGCTCGGCATCCAGATGTACAACCAGTTCGGGCAGGACACCTCCGCGTTCTGGATGGTCGCGATGACGATCTCCTCCAACCGCGACGCCCACGCCGAACTGCGCGGCCGGGCGCTGGCCCTGCTGCTGATCACCCTGCCGTACGCCGCCCTCGTCACCGTCGCCACCACCGCCCTGCTCGGCACCTGGGACAGGCTGCCCGAGGTTCTCGGACTGTCCCTCGCGCTGCTCGGCGCGATGCTGGCCACCGGCGCCTGGTCCTCGGCCCGCTTCCCGTACTCGATACCGCAGGAGGGCTACAAGAACGTGGTCCCCGGGCAGGCGGGGCTCGCCTGGATCTCCATCCTCGGCGGCATGGTCTCCGCCGCCCTGCTCTCCGCGCCCGTGATCGCGGCGACGATCTGGCTCAACGTCACCGCGAACGGCGACGACTGGACCTGGCTCCTGCTGCCCGCGGGCGCCGCCTACGGCGCCCTGATCACCCTCCTCGGCCTCCGCCTCGCGGCCCCCCGAACGGCCCGCCGGCTGCCGGAGATCCTGGCGGCGGTCAGCAAGGGCTAG
- a CDS encoding transcriptional regulator, which yields MAARPLVARQPNERLQALIQEAGCSNAGLARRVNMCGAEHGLDLRYDKTSVARWLRGQQPRGRAPGIIAEALGRKLGRTVTIDEIGMANGKNLASGVGLQFSPTVLGAIEQVCELWRSDVGRRDFLSGSSVAASALVEPSRDWLISGPDPQVARSAGPRVGQSDVDAVRAMTQALVELDHQYGSGHVRPVVVHYLNSVVSGLLAGSYRDAVGRELFGAVARLTELAGYMAVDTGQPGLAQRYYIQALRLAQAAGDRGYGGYVLAASMSHLAAQLGNPREIAQLARAAQEGARGRVTPRAEAMFYAAEARGHALMGDVRATQIASGRAVTALESADAASGDDPAWIAHFDEAYLADELAHCHRDLGQAEAAARRAEESLAGHPESRARRRAIGLVLLATAQVQQREVEQACHTGLKAVELLGTLRSSRGAEYLEDLQQRLEPYREEAVVREFGARLDLAAA from the coding sequence ATGGCCGCCAGGCCTCTTGTCGCGCGGCAGCCGAACGAACGACTGCAGGCGCTCATTCAGGAAGCGGGCTGCTCGAACGCGGGACTCGCCCGCCGGGTCAACATGTGCGGCGCGGAGCACGGCCTCGACCTGCGCTACGACAAGACGTCCGTGGCTCGTTGGCTGCGCGGACAGCAGCCGCGGGGCCGCGCCCCGGGGATCATCGCGGAGGCGCTCGGCCGCAAACTGGGGCGCACGGTCACGATCGACGAGATCGGCATGGCCAACGGCAAGAACCTCGCGTCGGGCGTGGGCCTGCAGTTCTCGCCCACGGTGCTCGGAGCGATCGAGCAGGTCTGCGAGTTGTGGCGCAGCGACGTCGGACGCCGGGACTTCCTGTCGGGGTCCTCCGTCGCGGCCTCCGCGCTCGTCGAGCCGAGCCGTGACTGGCTGATCTCCGGGCCGGACCCGCAGGTCGCGCGGTCGGCCGGGCCACGGGTGGGTCAGTCGGACGTGGACGCGGTGCGGGCCATGACGCAGGCCCTGGTCGAACTGGACCACCAGTACGGCAGCGGGCATGTGCGGCCGGTCGTCGTGCACTACCTCAACAGCGTCGTCTCCGGGCTGCTGGCCGGGTCGTACCGGGACGCGGTGGGACGCGAACTGTTCGGGGCGGTCGCGCGGTTGACCGAGCTCGCGGGGTACATGGCGGTCGACACCGGACAGCCGGGCCTCGCGCAGCGGTACTACATCCAGGCGTTGCGGCTCGCGCAGGCGGCCGGTGACCGGGGGTACGGCGGCTATGTGCTCGCCGCGTCGATGAGCCACCTCGCGGCGCAGCTCGGAAACCCGCGTGAGATCGCGCAGTTGGCGCGGGCGGCGCAGGAGGGGGCGCGGGGGCGCGTGACCCCGCGCGCGGAGGCGATGTTCTACGCGGCGGAGGCGCGCGGGCATGCGCTGATGGGCGATGTGCGCGCCACGCAGATCGCGTCCGGGCGGGCGGTGACGGCGCTGGAGTCGGCCGACGCGGCGTCCGGGGACGATCCGGCGTGGATCGCACACTTCGACGAGGCGTACCTGGCGGACGAGCTGGCGCACTGTCACCGGGATCTGGGGCAGGCGGAGGCTGCGGCCCGGCGGGCGGAGGAATCACTCGCCGGGCATCCCGAGTCCCGGGCCCGGCGGCGGGCGATCGGGCTGGTGCTGCTCGCCACCGCGCAGGTGCAGCAGCGGGAGGTGGAGCAGGCGTGCCACACCGGGTTGAAGGCCGTGGAACTGCTCGGCACGCTGCGCTCCAGTCGGGGGGCGGAGTATCTCGAGGACCTGCAGCAGCGGTTGGAGCCGTATCGGGAGGAGGCCGTGGTGCGGGAGTTCGGGGCGCGGCTGGATCTGGCAGCCGCGTGA
- a CDS encoding bifunctional DNA primase/polymerase — MEETIAGPEAAHIPKQRGESLLDAAVRYVEERHWDVFPGTWLDAVDGMHRCSCGQSACPAPGAHPARDDWATQATGSATVARGLWSERPTASILLPTGRTFDAIDVPETAGFLALARMERMELTLGPVTLTPARRMQFFVLPGASAKVPDLLRKLGWQAASLDLVTLGEGAYVAAPPTRFGSRGAVQWARRPTSANRWLPDAEELVSPLAYACGRDR; from the coding sequence GTGGAAGAGACCATCGCGGGCCCTGAAGCTGCCCACATCCCGAAGCAGCGCGGCGAATCGCTCCTGGACGCCGCCGTCCGTTACGTCGAGGAGCGTCACTGGGACGTGTTCCCCGGCACCTGGCTGGATGCCGTCGACGGGATGCACCGCTGCTCCTGCGGTCAGTCCGCGTGTCCCGCGCCCGGAGCGCACCCGGCACGCGACGACTGGGCGACGCAGGCGACCGGCAGTGCCACCGTCGCGCGCGGTCTGTGGTCCGAGCGGCCGACCGCGTCGATCCTGCTGCCCACCGGGCGCACGTTCGACGCGATCGACGTCCCGGAGACCGCCGGCTTCCTCGCCCTCGCGCGCATGGAGCGCATGGAGCTGACGCTCGGTCCGGTGACGCTGACGCCGGCGCGGCGCATGCAGTTCTTCGTACTGCCGGGCGCGTCCGCGAAGGTGCCGGACCTGCTGCGCAAACTGGGCTGGCAGGCCGCCTCACTCGACCTGGTCACGCTCGGCGAGGGCGCGTACGTCGCCGCGCCGCCCACCCGGTTCGGATCGCGGGGGGCCGTGCAGTGGGCGCGGCGGCCCACGTCCGCGAACCGGTGGCTGCCGGACGCGGAGGAACTGGTGTCGCCGTTGGCCTATGCGTGCGGCAGGGATCGGTAG
- a CDS encoding sigma-70 family RNA polymerase sigma factor — protein sequence MDSAAIDRFEAGRGRLASLAYRLLGSAADAEDAVQDTFLRWQAADREHIEVPEAWLTKVVTNLCLDRLRSAQARHERAAGAWLPEPLLEGDPMLGPADTFEQRESVSLAVLTLMERLSPVERAAYVLREAFSYTHSEIAGILDITESASQQHVHRARRRVAAERRGGGEVDPASARRIVEEFLVAATSGRTERLVAMLTADATAVSDGYGLARRLLRYTTRERIASYVRAGFKPTPAKRRLAGGSPAFHIALVNGSPAVIAVVEGRVVGAVAFEVSDGKIAYLRGIAAADRLARLDEAWRRHEPDAPVISAW from the coding sequence ATGGACAGCGCAGCCATCGATCGATTCGAGGCCGGCCGGGGCCGGCTGGCCTCGCTCGCGTACCGTCTGCTCGGCTCGGCGGCCGACGCCGAGGACGCCGTGCAGGACACCTTCCTGCGCTGGCAGGCCGCGGACCGGGAACACATCGAGGTGCCGGAAGCGTGGCTGACCAAGGTCGTCACCAATCTCTGCCTCGACCGGCTCCGCTCGGCGCAGGCGCGCCACGAGCGAGCGGCCGGTGCCTGGCTGCCCGAGCCACTCCTCGAGGGCGACCCGATGCTCGGCCCTGCCGACACCTTCGAGCAGCGCGAATCGGTGTCCTTGGCCGTACTGACCCTCATGGAGCGCCTCTCGCCGGTCGAGCGGGCCGCTTACGTCCTGCGCGAGGCCTTCTCGTACACCCACTCCGAGATCGCGGGGATCCTCGACATCACCGAGTCCGCGAGCCAGCAGCATGTCCACCGGGCCCGACGCCGGGTCGCCGCCGAGCGCCGCGGCGGCGGAGAGGTGGACCCCGCGTCCGCGCGCCGGATCGTCGAGGAGTTCCTCGTCGCCGCCACGTCGGGGCGCACCGAACGACTGGTGGCGATGCTCACCGCCGACGCGACCGCGGTCTCGGACGGATACGGACTGGCCAGGCGGCTGCTGCGGTACACGACGCGCGAGCGCATCGCCTCCTACGTGCGGGCCGGCTTCAAGCCCACTCCGGCGAAGCGGCGGCTGGCCGGCGGCTCCCCCGCGTTCCACATCGCGCTGGTCAACGGCTCCCCGGCCGTCATCGCCGTGGTCGAAGGCCGGGTCGTGGGTGCCGTGGCGTTCGAAGTGAGCGACGGCAAGATCGCGTATCTGCGCGGCATCGCCGCCGCGGACCGGCTCGCGCGCCTCGATGAGGCCTGGCGGCGGCACGAACCCGACGCGCCCGTCATCAGCGCATGGTGA
- a CDS encoding SIS domain-containing protein, producing the protein MSAGPSGGQPRGGSTSAERFFDAAIGLLRRVRDEDAEEIAAAGTLIADTVAAGGRLFAFGAGHSSLAAQDLVYRAGGLALMNLLAVPGVVGVDVMPTTLGSALERVGGLASAVLDTSPLRSGDLLVIISLSGRNELPVEMAMTARARGIKVIGVTSVAYAAETKSRHASGTYLKDHCDLVLDSKIAVGDAELTLDTIPAPFAPASTVVTTALLQAVMATAAGVLAERGIEPPLLRSGNVDGGHEWNARVLTEYADRIFYRQA; encoded by the coding sequence ATGAGCGCAGGGCCGAGCGGTGGGCAGCCGCGGGGCGGGAGCACGTCGGCGGAGCGGTTCTTCGACGCGGCGATCGGGCTGCTGCGGCGCGTGCGGGACGAGGACGCGGAGGAGATCGCGGCGGCCGGCACCTTGATCGCGGACACCGTGGCCGCGGGCGGCCGGCTGTTCGCCTTCGGTGCCGGGCACTCCTCGCTGGCCGCGCAGGACCTGGTCTACCGCGCGGGCGGCCTGGCCCTGATGAACCTTCTCGCGGTGCCGGGAGTCGTCGGCGTGGACGTCATGCCGACGACGCTGGGCTCCGCGCTGGAGCGGGTCGGCGGCCTGGCGAGCGCGGTCCTCGACACGAGCCCCCTGCGCTCCGGCGACCTCCTGGTGATCATCTCCCTGTCCGGCCGCAACGAGCTGCCGGTGGAGATGGCGATGACCGCCCGCGCGCGCGGCATCAAGGTCATCGGCGTGACCTCGGTGGCGTACGCGGCGGAGACGAAGTCCCGGCACGCCTCCGGCACGTACCTGAAGGACCACTGCGACCTCGTCCTGGACTCGAAGATCGCGGTGGGGGACGCGGAGCTCACCCTCGACACCATCCCGGCGCCCTTCGCACCCGCCTCCACCGTCGTCACCACGGCCCTGCTGCAGGCGGTCATGGCCACGGCGGCCGGTGTCCTCGCGGAGCGCGGCATCGAACCGCCCCTGCTGCGGTCGGGGAACGTCGACGGCGGTCATGAGTGGAACGCCCGGGTACTGACGGAGTACGCCGACCGGATCTTCTACCGCCAGGCGTAG
- a CDS encoding metal-dependent transcriptional regulator, translated as MSGLIDTTEMYLRTILELEEEGVVPMRARIAERLDQSGPTVSQTVARMERDGLVSVAADRHLELTDEGRRLATRVMRKHRLAECLLVDVIGLEWEQVHAEACRWEHVMSEAVERRVLELLRHPTESPYGNPIPGLEELGEKEMADPFLDEGMVSLADLDPGTDGKTVVVRRIGEPIQTDAQLMYTLRRAGVQPGSVVSVTESAGGVLVGSGGEAAELQADVASHVFVAKP; from the coding sequence ATGTCCGGACTGATCGACACCACGGAGATGTATCTCCGCACCATCCTCGAGCTCGAGGAGGAAGGCGTGGTCCCCATGCGCGCCCGGATCGCCGAGCGGCTCGACCAGAGCGGCCCGACCGTCAGCCAGACGGTGGCGCGAATGGAGCGCGACGGCCTGGTGTCGGTCGCCGCCGACCGTCACCTGGAGCTCACGGACGAGGGCCGCCGCCTGGCCACCCGCGTCATGCGCAAGCACCGCCTCGCCGAGTGCCTCCTGGTCGACGTGATCGGGCTGGAGTGGGAGCAGGTGCACGCCGAGGCGTGTCGCTGGGAGCACGTGATGAGCGAGGCGGTCGAGCGCCGCGTCCTGGAGCTGCTGCGCCACCCCACCGAGTCGCCGTACGGAAACCCGATCCCGGGCCTGGAGGAGCTCGGCGAGAAGGAGATGGCGGACCCGTTCCTTGACGAGGGCATGGTCTCGCTGGCCGACCTGGACCCGGGCACGGACGGCAAGACGGTCGTCGTACGCCGTATCGGCGAGCCCATCCAGACGGACGCGCAGCTCATGTACACGCTGCGGCGGGCGGGCGTGCAGCCCGGCTCGGTGGTCAGCGTGACGGAGTCGGCGGGCGGTGTCCTGGTCGGCAGCGGCGGCGAGGCGGCGGAGCTGCAGGCGGACGTGGCGTCCCACGTCTTCGTGGCCAAGCCCTGA
- a CDS encoding PAS domain-containing protein, with translation MSASRRRGTTDEPVPDEPERDGSDLLAALLDGMDAALCAFDADGVVTHWNREAERILGWSAAEAVGRRGFAGWAVRSADAAEVEAWLMSAMQASGRQVHEFALLTKDGGRVLVRTQSAAVRGPDGKPAGVYCAFSEVHAQIDLERSIALSEALFEDASWGVVLVDADLRPAVVNAHAARALGIGRTAVLGRPLGDLLARGVEELESALTHVLAEGAPPAPAEIWVSVRTADGEKRRCWRSGFLRLASPLAEEPVPLGVGWLFQDVTETKQSEQEAALLRFRSNQLHRAARAAAECEDPGEAATIHLDFALAGFADHALIDRVAGGWVADGAGPVRLVRAAETPSGAPGPSMLTGKAGLPVRYDDGHPALQCVERSGTVRADAGAADPAQTRAWALARQWPADAVHALCAVLRSRGRTLGVVTFLRGAGRSRFERVDAVYAEDVAVRIAAALDLSDVVTGRAAK, from the coding sequence GTGAGTGCTTCCCGGCGGAGGGGGACCACGGACGAGCCGGTGCCGGACGAGCCGGAGCGGGATGGTTCGGATCTTCTCGCCGCGCTCCTCGACGGGATGGACGCGGCCTTGTGCGCCTTCGACGCGGACGGGGTCGTGACCCACTGGAACCGTGAGGCCGAGCGGATTCTCGGGTGGTCGGCGGCCGAGGCGGTGGGGCGGCGCGGCTTCGCCGGGTGGGCCGTGCGCAGCGCCGACGCGGCCGAGGTCGAGGCGTGGCTGATGTCCGCGATGCAGGCCTCCGGGCGGCAGGTGCACGAGTTCGCGCTGCTGACCAAGGACGGCGGGCGGGTGCTCGTACGGACCCAGTCCGCGGCGGTGCGCGGGCCCGACGGCAAACCCGCGGGTGTGTACTGCGCGTTCAGCGAGGTGCACGCGCAGATCGATCTGGAACGGTCGATCGCGCTCAGCGAGGCCCTTTTCGAGGACGCGAGCTGGGGTGTCGTGCTCGTCGACGCGGACCTGCGGCCCGCCGTCGTCAACGCCCACGCGGCCCGGGCGCTCGGCATCGGGCGTACCGCCGTGCTGGGACGGCCCCTCGGGGACCTGCTCGCACGGGGCGTCGAGGAGCTGGAGAGCGCGCTGACCCATGTGCTCGCCGAAGGGGCGCCGCCGGCGCCCGCCGAGATCTGGGTGAGCGTGCGGACCGCGGACGGCGAGAAGCGGCGGTGCTGGCGGAGCGGGTTCCTGCGGCTGGCCTCACCGCTGGCGGAGGAGCCGGTCCCGCTCGGGGTCGGGTGGCTGTTCCAGGACGTCACCGAGACCAAGCAGAGCGAGCAGGAGGCGGCCCTGCTGCGCTTCCGCTCCAACCAGCTGCACCGAGCCGCGCGGGCGGCCGCCGAGTGCGAGGACCCCGGCGAGGCGGCCACGATCCATCTGGACTTCGCCCTCGCCGGATTCGCCGACCACGCCCTGATCGACCGGGTGGCGGGCGGCTGGGTGGCGGACGGGGCGGGACCGGTACGGCTGGTGCGGGCCGCCGAGACGCCGTCCGGAGCCCCCGGCCCGAGCATGCTCACCGGGAAGGCGGGACTGCCGGTGCGGTACGACGACGGCCATCCCGCCCTGCAGTGCGTGGAGCGCTCCGGGACCGTACGCGCCGACGCGGGCGCCGCCGACCCGGCCCAGACGCGCGCGTGGGCGCTGGCCCGGCAGTGGCCCGCGGACGCGGTGCACGCCCTGTGCGCGGTGCTGCGCAGCCGGGGGCGGACGCTGGGTGTGGTGACATTCCTGCGGGGGGCCGGGCGCAGCCGGTTCGAGCGGGTGGACGCGGTGTACGCGGAGGACGTGGCGGTACGGATCGCCGCGGCGCTGGACCTGTCCGACGTGGTGACCGGGCGGGCCGCGAAGTAG